In Terriglobales bacterium, a single genomic region encodes these proteins:
- a CDS encoding GAF domain-containing protein has protein sequence MPVESSKQELARELEHRAVSSPSVEHLMTSIASRLAQQLPTYNWVGFYMLEQGAKEPTLVLGPFVGAPTPHTRIPLDQGICGAAASSGHTVVVDDVHSDPRYLSCSIETKSEIVAPIFVQGQVVGELDIDSHSPAAFGPDDRQLVEHCARLVGRYLEKAPIR, from the coding sequence ATGCCGGTAGAAAGCAGCAAACAGGAGCTGGCCCGGGAACTGGAGCATCGGGCCGTCTCCTCCCCTTCTGTCGAGCACCTGATGACTTCGATCGCGAGCCGCCTGGCGCAGCAGCTTCCGACCTACAACTGGGTGGGCTTCTACATGCTGGAGCAGGGCGCGAAGGAGCCGACGCTGGTACTGGGTCCGTTCGTGGGCGCGCCCACGCCGCACACGCGCATCCCGCTCGATCAGGGCATCTGCGGCGCGGCGGCCTCGAGCGGGCACACCGTCGTGGTGGACGACGTCCACTCCGACCCGCGCTATCTTTCCTGCTCGATCGAGACCAAGTCCGAGATCGTCGCCCCCATCTTTGTGCAGGGACAGGTGGTGGGCGAGCTGGACATTGACAGCCACTCCCCGGCCGCCTTCGGGCCGGACGACCGCCAACTAGTGGAGCACTGCGCCCGGCTGGTAGGACGCTATCTCGAGAAAGCTCCCATTCGATGA